A portion of the Candidatus Macondimonas diazotrophica genome contains these proteins:
- a CDS encoding bifunctional metallophosphatase/5'-nucleotidase, which yields MLFIRSGLSLTKWLAIICLFTASLVQAGGTHAPDADEDGMAARAQAGLRVNWTAREAPAPRQWIRFKILGINDFHGQLSPRSVGGRPAGGAAVLASYLKQASADAPDGAFIVQAGDQVGASPPNSALLQDEPAISVLNLLANPHCGVLPQQRMHPRCNVIGTLGNHEFDEGVTELTRLLDGGNHADGPFLEDPWRGARFATVVANVVDTATGKTLYPPSTIKRIRGIGVGFVGAVLKETPTIVTPSGVAGVRFVDEAAAINQEVRALQRRGVRAIVVAIHQGTRQTSYLGPTRDAPQALDGAIGDIVSQLDDEVDVVVSGHAHSFTNTLMPNAHGKLILVTQAFSAGTAYGDIELALDPRSRDVIHKSAAVVTTWADEGPGLHPDDAIANLVARADERVAPLVNRVIGQASADITRAESPAGESALGNLIADAQRAALGTDIALMNPGGIRADIAAGEVTWGDLFSVQPFNNDLVRLNLTGNQIVALLNQQWDGQPFARILKPAGLTYRWHENGPGHADNRVDAGSIQINGAPLDPGATYSITVNNFIADGGDNFSVLPEGTGRVVGPVDLDALIDHVERLPQPFSAAIETRIAVVP from the coding sequence ATGCTGTTCATCCGATCTGGTTTGTCGTTGACCAAGTGGCTTGCCATCATCTGTTTGTTCACGGCCTCGCTGGTGCAGGCCGGGGGAACGCATGCGCCCGATGCCGACGAAGATGGCATGGCGGCACGCGCGCAGGCGGGCTTGCGCGTGAACTGGACAGCGCGGGAGGCACCCGCTCCACGACAGTGGATTCGCTTCAAGATTCTGGGAATCAATGACTTTCATGGCCAGCTTTCCCCCCGCTCGGTAGGCGGACGGCCCGCAGGCGGAGCGGCCGTACTGGCGAGCTACCTCAAGCAGGCGTCCGCGGATGCCCCCGATGGCGCATTCATCGTCCAAGCCGGTGATCAGGTCGGTGCCAGTCCGCCCAACTCGGCGCTGCTGCAGGATGAACCGGCCATCAGCGTCCTGAATCTTCTGGCCAACCCGCATTGCGGCGTCCTGCCGCAACAACGCATGCATCCGCGCTGCAACGTGATCGGCACCTTGGGCAATCACGAATTCGACGAGGGCGTGACCGAGCTCACCCGGCTGCTGGACGGCGGCAACCATGCCGACGGACCTTTCCTCGAAGATCCCTGGCGCGGGGCACGCTTTGCCACAGTGGTTGCCAACGTGGTCGACACCGCCACGGGAAAAACGCTGTATCCGCCGTCGACGATCAAGCGGATCCGCGGCATTGGCGTCGGCTTCGTCGGTGCCGTGCTCAAGGAGACCCCCACCATCGTCACGCCGTCGGGCGTGGCGGGTGTCCGGTTCGTCGATGAGGCCGCTGCGATCAATCAAGAGGTCCGTGCCCTGCAGCGTCGGGGCGTGCGCGCCATCGTCGTGGCCATCCATCAAGGCACCCGACAGACCAGTTATCTCGGCCCCACCCGCGATGCACCACAGGCGCTGGACGGCGCGATCGGCGACATCGTGTCGCAACTGGACGATGAGGTCGACGTCGTAGTGTCCGGCCATGCCCACAGCTTCACCAATACCCTGATGCCCAATGCCCACGGCAAGCTGATTCTGGTCACCCAGGCCTTTTCCGCCGGGACGGCCTATGGCGATATCGAATTGGCGCTCGACCCCCGATCGCGCGATGTCATTCACAAATCTGCCGCCGTCGTCACCACCTGGGCGGATGAAGGTCCGGGCCTGCACCCTGACGATGCCATCGCGAACCTGGTGGCCCGGGCCGACGAACGGGTAGCCCCTCTGGTTAATCGAGTGATCGGGCAAGCCAGCGCCGACATCACCCGTGCCGAGAGCCCGGCAGGTGAATCCGCACTCGGCAACCTCATCGCCGATGCGCAGCGCGCGGCGCTGGGCACGGACATCGCCCTGATGAACCCAGGAGGCATCCGTGCCGACATTGCGGCCGGCGAGGTAACCTGGGGCGATCTGTTCAGTGTGCAGCCATTCAATAACGATCTGGTGCGTTTGAATCTTACCGGTAACCAGATCGTGGCCCTGCTGAATCAGCAGTGGGACGGCCAACCTTTTGCGCGCATCCTGAAACCCGCAGGCTTGACCTACCGCTGGCACGAAAACGGTCCCGGTCATGCCGACAATCGCGTGGATGCGGGGAGCATCCAGATCAATGGCGCACCCCTTGATCCGGGCGCGACCTATTCGATTACCGTGAACAATTTCATCGCAGACGGCGGCGACAATTTCAGTGTGCTGCCCGAGGGAACGGGGCGTGTGGTGGGTCCAGTGGATCTGGACGCCCTGATCGATCACGTCGAGCGCCTGCCCCAACCGTTCTCCGCGGCGATCGAGACGCGTATCGCCGTTGTGCCGTGA
- the rlmKL gene encoding bifunctional 23S rRNA (guanine(2069)-N(7))-methyltransferase RlmK/23S rRNA (guanine(2445)-N(2))-methyltransferase RlmL yields MKTVFFATVAAGLEDLLAPELEALGARDIRRQSAGVQFTGDLACGYRVCLWSRLASRVLLRLDHFHAPNAAALRSGIERMSWEDHLLPDGSFMVAFTGTSAAIRNTHFGALTVKDGLVDRFRARTGRRPSVRAERPDLRLAVHLFREQATVYLDLAGESLHRRAYRLEAGPAPLKESLAAAVLLQAGWPALATSGQPLFDPLCGAGTLLIEGAWMAGDVAPGLLRSYFGFQGWLGHVPTLWQRLRQEAQARRIAGLDRLPVIAGRDADARVIRVAEANVARAGLTGRIHLTPGELGDAHPPGDTQAGLMVVNPPYGERLDSVGTSRTLHATLGRRVATAFGGWRAAVISALPEAGSLMRGPHSPQLEVANGAIPCGVWVWDVPATGASDAPGAEAAIVADPGAEALVNRLRKNMRHLGRWARREGIEAYRVYDADLPEYAFAIDRYGDWLHVQEYAPPASVDPELAARRRATLLAGLPEWLEVPLDRVVFKTRERQRGRAQYVRQDTKGEGQVIQEGGLRFWVNLTDYLDTGLFLDHRATRVLLREAAAGKRFLNLFCYTGSATVYAAAGGARSTTSVDLSATYLDWAQENLRLNGLDGSQHRLIQADGRTWIDEDTGTYDVVFLDPPTFSNSKRMSGTWDVQRDHAALIAAVMARLAPGGQLVFSTNHRRFRLDAEVAERWQVADLSRATLPPDFARNPAIRRCWRITPR; encoded by the coding sequence TTGAAGACGGTTTTTTTTGCAACGGTGGCAGCAGGACTCGAAGACTTGCTGGCCCCTGAACTCGAAGCCCTCGGTGCCCGGGACATCCGGCGTCAGAGCGCGGGCGTGCAATTCACGGGCGATCTGGCCTGCGGCTACCGGGTGTGTCTGTGGTCGCGTCTGGCCAGCCGTGTGTTGCTGCGCCTGGATCACTTCCATGCGCCGAACGCCGCTGCGCTGCGATCCGGCATCGAGCGGATGTCGTGGGAGGATCACCTGTTGCCGGACGGCAGTTTCATGGTCGCGTTCACCGGCACCTCGGCGGCCATTCGCAACACGCATTTCGGTGCGCTTACGGTCAAGGATGGGCTGGTGGACCGGTTTCGTGCCCGCACCGGACGTCGGCCCAGCGTGCGTGCCGAACGTCCCGATCTGCGTCTGGCGGTGCATCTGTTTCGGGAGCAGGCCACGGTCTATCTGGATCTGGCGGGAGAGAGCCTGCACCGTCGGGCCTATCGACTGGAAGCCGGCCCGGCCCCGTTGAAGGAATCGTTGGCTGCCGCGGTGCTCCTGCAGGCCGGCTGGCCGGCGTTGGCGACATCGGGTCAGCCCTTGTTCGATCCGCTGTGCGGGGCGGGGACGCTGCTGATCGAAGGCGCCTGGATGGCCGGGGATGTCGCGCCGGGGCTGTTGCGATCCTATTTCGGTTTTCAGGGCTGGCTCGGCCATGTGCCGACATTGTGGCAGCGTCTGCGCCAGGAGGCGCAGGCTCGTCGGATCGCCGGTCTCGACCGGTTGCCGGTCATTGCGGGACGCGACGCCGATGCCCGCGTCATCCGCGTGGCGGAGGCCAACGTGGCCCGCGCCGGCCTGACGGGACGGATTCATCTCACCCCGGGCGAGCTCGGCGACGCGCACCCGCCAGGCGACACCCAGGCCGGTCTGATGGTCGTCAATCCCCCGTATGGCGAACGGCTGGACAGCGTCGGGACATCGCGAACGCTGCATGCGACGCTGGGCAGACGGGTAGCGACGGCGTTTGGCGGCTGGCGCGCCGCCGTGATCAGCGCGCTGCCGGAAGCGGGATCCCTGATGCGCGGTCCGCATTCGCCGCAGCTCGAGGTGGCCAATGGTGCCATCCCCTGCGGGGTCTGGGTCTGGGATGTTCCCGCAACAGGGGCTTCCGACGCGCCGGGCGCTGAGGCCGCCATCGTCGCGGATCCCGGTGCCGAGGCCCTCGTCAACCGTCTGCGCAAGAACATGCGTCATCTGGGGCGGTGGGCGCGCCGCGAGGGCATCGAGGCTTACCGGGTCTATGATGCCGATCTGCCCGAGTATGCCTTTGCCATCGATCGCTACGGCGATTGGCTGCATGTGCAGGAATATGCGCCTCCGGCCAGCGTGGATCCCGAACTGGCGGCACGGCGGCGGGCGACGCTGCTCGCCGGCTTGCCCGAGTGGCTGGAGGTTCCGCTGGATCGCGTCGTCTTCAAGACCCGTGAACGCCAGCGTGGGCGGGCGCAGTATGTCCGGCAGGATACGAAGGGTGAGGGGCAGGTCATCCAGGAAGGGGGGCTGCGCTTTTGGGTCAACCTCACCGATTATCTCGATACCGGCCTTTTTCTCGATCATCGGGCGACCCGCGTCCTGTTGCGCGAAGCCGCTGCCGGCAAGCGATTTCTCAATCTGTTTTGCTATACCGGCAGCGCGACGGTCTATGCCGCTGCTGGGGGGGCACGCTCGACGACTTCAGTCGATCTGTCGGCAACCTATCTCGACTGGGCACAGGAAAACCTGCGCCTCAATGGCCTCGATGGCTCGCAGCACCGGCTGATCCAGGCCGACGGCCGCACCTGGATCGATGAGGATACGGGAACCTATGATGTGGTCTTTCTCGATCCGCCGACGTTTTCGAACTCCAAGCGCATGAGCGGAACCTGGGATGTGCAGCGGGATCATGCGGCGCTTATCGCGGCAGTGATGGCGCGTCTGGCGCCGGGTGGGCAGCTGGTGTTCTCGACCAATCACCGCCGTTTCCGGCTCGATGCCGAAGTTGCGGAGCGCTGGCAGGTGGCTGATCTCAGCCGGGCCACGCTGCCGCCGGATTTCGCGCGCAACCCGGCCATTCGCCGCTGCTGGCGCATTACCCCCCGCTGA
- a CDS encoding N-acyl-D-amino-acid deacylase family protein, which produces MTTWDLLIKNALVFDGSGEAPQTYDIAIHQGRIAAKGVDFKSSWARTVIDGTGQWLMPGLLDIHTHYDLEVEIDPGLPESVRHGTTTVVMSNCSLGLAFGLQSYGWGNALEDNPTVDCFARVENMPKPVLVKALDGHITWDNPIEYLKHFKDLALGPNVCPMVPHTMLRVAVMGMPGALSDRPTDEQIVEMCRVLDECMQAGYVGLSTDGLPLHYLANDPYRGERIPAQHATRKEIRALCEVVRSYDGIVQFTPNPDAKLATLSLMMMGSKRIYGKSLRMTATAAMDLKSQPMAWKGLLRVNRLINSKLVKGRFAFQALSAPFKVYADGVTSPLMEERPAFRELIALELDDREGRQRLLNDPSYQVRFRKDWMSGKQGFNLARLARRLGFEPTTFNRDLRDMEMVSVPDMPEWSGQNMQAIYDRLLRYQQAEGRTGHLSEAEGAAFAQFPNPIVDDAEFMMHLLRRYDRQFRWAMTTANTRREILKQLLLDENTLPGFNDSGAHLTNMAFFDGNLRTLQLAHEDGLETVAKQVRRLTRDPAALFNLDVGTLDLGAQADVILIDPAALRAYDPQASTVMQHRDIFENVQMVNRSDGVVTQVIIAGQIAWDGKQYTPVHGRDRLGRVLTRAGSMVPGNDERLEEQPILPEAAAG; this is translated from the coding sequence ATGACCACATGGGATCTTTTGATCAAGAACGCTCTGGTTTTCGACGGCAGTGGCGAGGCGCCACAAACCTACGACATTGCGATCCATCAGGGGCGCATTGCTGCCAAAGGTGTGGATTTCAAATCGAGCTGGGCCCGCACTGTCATCGACGGCACCGGTCAATGGCTGATGCCGGGACTGCTGGACATCCATACCCATTATGACCTCGAGGTCGAGATCGACCCCGGATTGCCCGAATCGGTGCGCCACGGTACGACCACGGTGGTGATGAGCAATTGCAGTCTCGGACTCGCCTTCGGTCTGCAGTCCTACGGCTGGGGCAATGCGCTGGAGGACAATCCGACCGTCGATTGCTTCGCCCGGGTCGAAAACATGCCCAAACCCGTGCTGGTCAAGGCGCTGGATGGCCACATCACCTGGGACAACCCCATCGAGTACCTGAAACACTTCAAGGATCTGGCGCTTGGCCCCAACGTCTGCCCCATGGTGCCCCACACCATGCTGCGTGTCGCGGTGATGGGCATGCCGGGCGCCCTGAGCGACCGCCCGACCGACGAACAGATCGTCGAAATGTGCCGCGTTCTGGATGAATGCATGCAGGCCGGCTACGTCGGTCTGTCCACCGACGGCCTGCCGCTGCACTATCTGGCCAACGACCCTTACCGCGGCGAACGCATTCCGGCCCAGCATGCCACGCGCAAGGAGATCCGCGCCCTGTGCGAGGTGGTGCGATCCTACGATGGCATCGTCCAGTTCACCCCCAACCCCGATGCCAAGCTCGCCACGCTGTCTTTGATGATGATGGGCAGCAAACGCATTTACGGCAAATCGCTGCGCATGACTGCCACCGCAGCCATGGATCTGAAGTCGCAACCCATGGCATGGAAAGGCTTGCTGCGCGTCAATCGCCTGATTAACTCAAAACTGGTCAAAGGCCGTTTTGCCTTCCAGGCGCTATCGGCACCTTTCAAGGTCTATGCCGACGGCGTCACTTCTCCGTTGATGGAAGAACGCCCGGCATTTCGCGAACTCATCGCCCTGGAACTGGACGACCGCGAGGGCCGCCAGCGCCTGCTCAACGATCCGAGCTACCAGGTGCGGTTCCGTAAAGACTGGATGTCCGGCAAGCAGGGATTCAATCTCGCCCGCCTGGCGCGCCGTCTGGGCTTCGAGCCGACGACCTTCAACCGCGATCTGCGCGACATGGAAATGGTTTCGGTTCCGGACATGCCCGAGTGGAGCGGGCAGAACATGCAGGCGATCTATGATCGGCTGCTGCGGTACCAACAGGCCGAAGGACGCACGGGACATCTGAGCGAAGCCGAAGGCGCTGCGTTCGCGCAATTCCCCAATCCCATCGTCGACGACGCCGAATTCATGATGCACCTGTTGCGCCGCTACGACCGCCAGTTCCGCTGGGCGATGACCACAGCCAACACGCGCCGCGAAATCCTCAAGCAACTGCTGCTGGATGAGAACACGCTCCCGGGTTTCAACGACTCCGGCGCCCACCTCACCAATATGGCATTCTTCGACGGCAATCTGCGCACCCTGCAGCTGGCCCATGAAGACGGTCTCGAGACCGTCGCCAAGCAGGTCCGGCGGCTGACCCGCGACCCTGCGGCCCTGTTCAACCTGGATGTCGGCACCCTCGATCTCGGCGCGCAGGCCGACGTGATCCTGATCGATCCTGCCGCGCTGCGTGCCTACGATCCGCAAGCGAGCACGGTGATGCAGCATCGCGACATCTTCGAGAACGTGCAGATGGTCAACCGCTCCGACGGTGTCGTGACGCAGGTGATCATCGCCGGACAGATCGCCTGGGACGGCAAGCAGTACACACCGGTTCACGGCCGGGATCGGCTGGGACGGGTGCTCACCCGCGCCGGCAGCATGGTGCCCGGCAACGACGAACGCCTCGAAGAACAGCCGATACTCCCCGAAGCCGCGGCCGGCTGA